A DNA window from Streptomyces canus contains the following coding sequences:
- a CDS encoding nitroreductase/quinone reductase family protein: MIGARVVQRVSSTRGFAKVAPHVIPALDRAVHRITRGKFLLSAQMLPGLVLTSTGARSGLSRRTPLACMPEDEGRTWILIGSNFGRDGHPAWTANLLVHPEAAVSWKGQDIAVTATLLTGEERAAVWKTALAFWPPYATYQARVEREIRLFRITRR, translated from the coding sequence GTGATCGGGGCGCGGGTGGTCCAGCGGGTGTCGTCCACGCGCGGCTTCGCCAAGGTCGCACCGCACGTGATTCCGGCCCTGGACCGGGCCGTGCACCGGATCACGCGGGGGAAGTTCCTGCTCAGCGCGCAGATGCTGCCGGGGCTCGTGCTCACCTCGACGGGGGCGAGGAGCGGGCTGTCCCGCCGGACCCCGCTCGCCTGCATGCCCGAGGACGAGGGCCGTACCTGGATCCTCATCGGCTCCAACTTCGGCCGCGACGGCCACCCCGCCTGGACCGCCAACCTCCTCGTCCACCCCGAGGCCGCGGTCAGCTGGAAGGGACAGGACATCGCGGTGACGGCGACGCTGCTGACGGGGGAGGAGCGGGCGGCCGTGTGGAAGACGGCGCTGGCGTTCTGGCCGCCGTACGCCACCTATCAGGCACGGGTCGAGCGGGAGATACGGCTCTTCCGGATCACCCGGAGGTGA
- a CDS encoding acyl-CoA dehydrogenase family protein → MDARFSAEQDEIRRAVRELLRRRCGSGESRSAVDTPAGYDPALWTALAEQLGLPGLALPETYGGVGCSVTELALACEETGRVLAATPLLGTAVLVAPLVLALGTEEQRAGLLPRMASGALTAALAVPPGAALGLTGDNGAEWAGGGRAGGVQARRSGGAGGGVVGGPRAAGAAHGGPGGAPAAGPSAAMKWVEPPVAGPRSAGAALGGPGAARAPRPSAVTEGAGAPVSPQLSRATEGAGLPVSPRSSRSAAAPSASPPTHLARSRPGDQPHAPGWRLYGEVDQVLDGHSADLLLVAAHAGGFARSRTLLFLVPGDAAGLVRTRQRALDATRPRARVQLRDVEAELLGDEDGADVLGALARTGDTAATVLACEAVGAADRVLEMTVEYVKQREQFGRPVGSFQAVKHRLADVYVQLQAARSAAYFAAWAAVHDERRVGGLALAQALEALRTAAAEGIQLHGGIGFTWEHEAQLYFKRATGDELLFGPAHRLRAHAADAARLFERAEVSV, encoded by the coding sequence ATGGACGCTCGCTTCAGCGCCGAACAGGACGAGATCCGGCGTGCCGTGCGGGAACTGCTGCGGAGGCGCTGCGGGTCCGGGGAGTCCAGGAGTGCGGTCGACACTCCGGCCGGTTACGACCCGGCGCTGTGGACGGCCCTCGCCGAACAGCTGGGACTGCCGGGGCTGGCGCTTCCCGAGACGTACGGCGGTGTGGGGTGCTCGGTGACGGAGCTGGCGCTGGCCTGCGAGGAGACGGGGCGGGTGCTGGCGGCCACGCCGTTGCTGGGCACGGCGGTTCTCGTGGCCCCGCTGGTGCTGGCCCTGGGGACGGAGGAGCAGCGTGCCGGTCTGTTGCCTCGGATGGCTTCCGGCGCTTTGACCGCTGCCCTTGCGGTGCCCCCCGGGGCGGCGCTGGGGCTCACCGGCGACAACGGGGCCGAGTGGGCGGGCGGCGGGCGCGCGGGCGGGGTCCAGGCCCGACGGTCCGGCGGTGCGGGTGGGGGTGTCGTCGGCGGCCCGCGCGCGGCCGGTGCCGCTCACGGCGGGCCGGGAGGTGCCCCGGCGGCAGGACCGTCCGCGGCGATGAAGTGGGTGGAACCGCCCGTCGCCGGGCCGCGCTCGGCCGGTGCCGCTCTCGGCGGGCCGGGAGCCGCCCGGGCGCCACGACCGTCCGCGGTTACGGAGGGGGCGGGGGCGCCCGTCTCACCGCAGTTGTCGCGAGCTACGGAAGGGGCGGGACTGCCCGTCTCACCGCGGTCGTCGCGATCGGCCGCGGCTCCCTCGGCGTCACCGCCGACCCACCTCGCGCGGTCGCGCCCCGGAGATCAACCCCACGCTCCCGGCTGGCGGTTGTACGGCGAAGTCGATCAGGTCCTCGACGGCCACAGCGCCGACCTCCTGCTCGTCGCCGCACACGCCGGAGGGTTCGCCCGGTCCCGTACCCTCCTCTTCCTCGTCCCCGGTGACGCCGCCGGGCTCGTGCGCACCCGGCAGCGCGCCCTCGACGCCACCCGCCCCCGGGCCCGCGTCCAGCTGCGGGACGTCGAAGCCGAGTTGCTCGGCGACGAGGACGGGGCCGATGTCCTGGGGGCCCTCGCCCGCACCGGGGACACCGCCGCCACCGTCCTCGCCTGTGAGGCTGTCGGGGCCGCAGACCGTGTGCTGGAGATGACCGTCGAGTACGTCAAGCAGCGGGAGCAGTTCGGGCGGCCGGTCGGGTCCTTCCAGGCCGTGAAGCACCGGCTCGCCGATGTGTACGTTCAGCTTCAGGCGGCCCGTTCCGCTGCCTACTTCGCCGCCTGGGCCGCCGTGCACGACGAGCGGCGGGTCGGTGGGCTCGCCCTCGCCCAGGCCCTCGAAGCCCTGCGCACGGCCGCCGCCGAGGGCATTCAGCTGCACGGAGGCATCGGGTTCACCTGGGAGCACGAGGCGCAGCTGTACTTCAAGCGCGCCACCGGGGACGAGCTGCTCTTCGGCCCCGCGCACCGGCTGCGGGCGCACGCCGCCGACGCGGCGCGGCTCTTCGAGCGGGCGGAGGTTTCGGTGTGA
- a CDS encoding TetR family transcriptional regulator — MRTVDGRVAGRRGQATRQKLLDCLSEMLSSSPYRDVKVIDVARKAGTSPATFYQYFPDVEGAVLEIAEHMATEGGQLTRLLEGRSWVGKAGWQTAQELVEGFLEFWRKNDAILRVVDLGAAEGDKRFYKIRMKILNSVNNSLVDAVTELQSKGKVDKDVNPAAVAGSLVAMLAAVASHQKGFQTWGVKQAELKPNLALLVHLGVTGKKPTK; from the coding sequence GTGCGTACCGTCGACGGCCGTGTGGCCGGCCGGCGTGGGCAGGCGACCCGGCAGAAGCTGCTCGACTGCCTCAGCGAGATGCTCAGCTCCTCCCCCTACCGGGACGTCAAGGTCATCGATGTCGCCCGGAAGGCGGGCACTTCACCCGCGACCTTCTACCAGTACTTCCCGGACGTCGAGGGCGCCGTCCTGGAGATCGCCGAGCACATGGCCACCGAGGGCGGTCAGTTGACCCGGCTGCTCGAAGGCCGGTCGTGGGTCGGCAAGGCGGGATGGCAGACCGCGCAGGAACTCGTGGAGGGTTTCCTCGAGTTCTGGCGCAAGAACGACGCGATCCTGCGCGTGGTCGACCTCGGCGCCGCCGAGGGCGACAAACGCTTCTACAAGATCCGCATGAAGATCCTCAACTCCGTGAACAACTCCCTTGTGGACGCGGTCACCGAACTCCAGTCCAAGGGCAAGGTCGACAAGGACGTCAACCCGGCCGCGGTCGCGGGTTCGCTCGTCGCGATGCTCGCGGCGGTGGCCTCGCACCAGAAGGGCTTCCAGACCTGGGGCGTCAAGCAGGCCGAACTCAAGCCGAACCTGGCGCTGTTGGTGCACCTGGGCGTGACGGGCAAGAAGCCGACGAAATAA
- a CDS encoding VOC family protein, which produces MAENRASADGTGYGEGVPCWVDAQLPDVAAGQRFYGELFGWTFHDRPDAHGSVWAHHKGRPVAALAHKTDGRMPTVWTVYFATPDIEGLADRIWAAGGQVVTAPVPVAELGTSALVTDSEGAVFGLWEPGSHPGFGVRHEPGTFAWAELYARDTEAANTFYGGLFHDALFGPEAHPDFGRALVSDVFPDEMPPHFLVHFGVEDCETVLGTVNRLGGRVQAPPFETSYGKVAVVTDNQGASFAILERSER; this is translated from the coding sequence ATGGCCGAAAACAGGGCATCCGCAGACGGAACGGGATACGGCGAGGGCGTCCCCTGCTGGGTGGACGCGCAGCTTCCCGACGTGGCCGCCGGACAGCGGTTCTACGGTGAGCTCTTCGGCTGGACCTTCCACGACCGGCCGGACGCCCACGGTTCCGTGTGGGCCCACCACAAGGGCCGCCCCGTCGCCGCCCTCGCCCACAAGACGGACGGCCGTATGCCCACCGTGTGGACGGTCTACTTCGCCACCCCGGACATCGAGGGCCTCGCCGACCGGATCTGGGCGGCCGGCGGACAGGTCGTCACCGCGCCCGTGCCGGTGGCGGAGCTGGGTACGTCCGCGCTGGTCACCGATTCGGAGGGGGCCGTCTTCGGCCTCTGGGAGCCGGGCAGCCACCCCGGGTTCGGTGTGCGGCACGAGCCCGGCACCTTCGCCTGGGCCGAGCTGTACGCGCGCGACACCGAGGCCGCCAACACCTTCTACGGCGGGCTCTTCCACGACGCCCTCTTCGGACCCGAGGCTCACCCCGACTTCGGCCGCGCCCTCGTCTCCGACGTGTTCCCCGACGAGATGCCGCCCCACTTCCTCGTGCACTTCGGTGTCGAGGACTGCGAGACCGTGCTCGGGACGGTCAACCGGCTGGGCGGGCGGGTCCAGGCGCCGCCATTCGAGACGTCGTACGGAAAAGTGGCGGTCGTCACCGACAATCAGGGGGCGTCGTTCGCCATCCTGGAGCGATCGGAGCGGTAG